TTTGATCCACCGGACCCTGGCCTGCTTCACCTTTAGAAGGATCAGCCGTTCCCTGGAATTCTTCCAGGGCCTGCAGGTCCCAGTTGAAAGTGACCGGCTTCAGCTTCAGGATGAACTCCAGCCCGGGCACATCCGGTGTGATGTTGGTCTTGAAACGGCCGTCGGAGAAGTTGGACCAGCCCACAGATCCTCCTATTTGGGTGATATCTCCGTTGCCGATTCTGATGGTATTGCTTTTGTTTATCGTGGCTTTGTTTCTAAGTGCCCGGAGTTGGTGTAATATTTAAAGAGACAATTGCCTGTGATTTATAACCATTCTTTAATCATGCCATCAATGATTTTATTTTGCATGAATCCCCAAAACCAACTCCTATTATTTGATTTATGCACCGATTGTAAGTCCGTTCAATTTTTTTGAGACAGGTAAAAGC
This genomic stretch from Bacteroidales bacterium harbors:
- a CDS encoding tail fiber domain-containing protein; this encodes MGWSNFSDGRFKTNITPDVPGLEFILKLKPVTFNWDLQALEEFQGTADPSKGEAGQGPVDQ